GGGGGGGCAGGAGTACGGTTTGAGGTCCGGCACGGAGAATGTTCCGGGAATCATTGGTTTTGGTGCGGCGGCGCGGGCGGCATTGAGGCACTTGGAGGAGGACGCCGGACGGCTGTCCCGGATGCGGGATTCTTTTGAGTCTCTCCTGCGGGCACAGGTGGGCGGCGTGACGGTGCATTCCGGCGGAACGGAACGTATTCCCAATACTTCCAATCTGGCGTTTGACGGATGTACGGCGGAAGCGCTGATGCTGTTGCTGGAACCTGCCGGCCTGCTGTGTTCGGCTGGGTCTGCCTGCCACACGCTGCAGCCGATGCCTTCCCACGTGCTGACGGCCATGGGATTGTCTGATGAGGCGGTACGTTCCTCCCTGCGTTTTTCCCTGTCTTTCATGACGACGCAGGAGGAGGTGGAACAGGCTGCCGCCCTGGTGGGCTCCGCCGTTCGGAAGGTGCGCGGCGTTCAGTCTTCGCGTACCGGCCCGGTGCTCGTGTACAGGCCAGAATGGAAGGGCTGAGAGGCTGGGGCGCTTTTACAGAAAGCCGTTTGTGTTCCATGACACCGGAGCTCAGTAACAGCGGCTCCCTCCCTATCAATGCTTTTACAGATGTTTATGAGGCGATTCTATTGCGGCAGAAATATATTGCAGATTTTTTGCTCATTCGCGAATCGACTTAAAATTTAAACGTGACGCCCATATTGACGTTGTGGCGCACTTTGTCCGAAACGTCCGCGGCATAGTCGGCATAGACGCTCCACTGTTCCGTGATGCTGTATCCGATGCCTGCGCCGAATACGCCAGCGTCCCTGTCCATTTTCCAGCCCCTTACCCTTATGAAGGAAGAGCCGAGCATGGCATTTACTCCGTAGCGGTCGTCGCAAAATTCGTGCGTGTAGAACATTCTGCCCGTAAAGTAGAAGCCGTTTGAAAACGCGTAAGTGCCCTCAATTCCCACAAGCGACTTCACGCTTGTATAGTTTTCTGATTCCGCGCTCATGCGTTCTTCCCCGCTTTTTTCCGTGAACGACGGGTTCATCAGGAAGTCCGCGTTTACGCCGATTGTGGGTTTCAGGTAAAATCCGGTGTCGGCAAAAGGCTTCCACGCGTATCGAACGCCCGTGAAGACACCGATGAGGTTTGAATTCCAATCGGCTTTGCTTTTGTTCAGGATGTTCATCCTTTCGGCTTTGTTCATGCCGAAAGCATAGGTTGCACCGAAGTACCAGTCAAAGTTGCCGAAGAACCGCCAGTCGGTGTAGGCGTTGACCGCAAGGCTTTGGGTTTCCGCCTTGCCGCAGTTGCCCTTGCCTGACGATTTTGCCTGAAAACCGCCGAAGCCGAAGCCCGCAAGAAACGTGTTACCCGCCGTGTATTCAAAATTCACCAAGCCGCCCGAAATATAGTCGCTCGACCCATCCATGTTTTCATCGCCGCCGTAGGTGGCAAACCTGTTTATGTTGCGGACGGTAATGCCTGAAAAACGCCCCCCCGAAACTTCCGTGCCGCTGCTTTTTGCGCCGAGGCCGTCGATTGCCGCGCTCGTGCGGTTGAGCGTGTCGAGGTGGATTATGTCGGCAAGATCCATGTTCATGCGCACGCTGTGCACTACCGACTGCGGAAGTATCGCACCCAGTGTGCCGCTTTTTACCATTGCGGCGAAATTACGTTTTTTGGTAACTGCCGCCTCGTTCGCCGCGTCGTCGCCGTCGATGTATTCAAGATCGTCGTAGGTTTTTGCCAACGCCTTTTCGAATTCGTTTGTCGCAACTGCTTCGGCAAGATAGGTGTTCTTCTTGATTTCGTAGCCGACATTGCTGCCGACGTTGACGTACTTCACGGTGATGTAGGTGTTTTCAAAAGGATCCAAGTCGCCGTCGATCATGCCCGAAATGTTGTTCGAGACGACGTCGTGCGTGCCTTTCAAGGCGGTTGCGGCGGTGAGGCTTCCCGAAGAGTCGTCGGTTGCGGAGAAACCGAAGATGTTGTCGTAGTGGTTGTTGATGGTGCCGCGCAAGCCCGCGCCCCCGAGTGTCCCCGCGCTGATTACGGTCGCGGCTGAAGAGTTTATGCCGAAGACACTGTTTATCGTAAGTCTGTTCCCGCCCGCCGAAACTGAACCCGTGAGTGTTGCCGAACCTTCGTTTGACAGTATGAGGTCTGTCGTCGAAACGATGTCGCCGCTCACAGTTTTGCCGTCAAGCACATTGACATTCGTACCGCTTACGCGGATGTTGCCGACATCGCCGACGTTCAGTCCGTTAGTGACATTTGTTGCTGAGATGTCGCCAACGGCGTTGTTTACCGTCGCCGAATTAACCGAGTTGAACGAGACGTTGCCGTTTGCGTTTTCGATTGTCACCAAAACGGCGTTTGAAATGTTTGCTGATGTCTCGACTGTGTTGACTTTAATATACCCCGAATCCTCGCCCGACGTACCGATTTCGAGCGAACCCACTGATGCGGTAATGTTCAGGCCGGCAACCGAGTCGAATTTCATTTTGCCTGAAACCGTGCCGATTGTTGATTCTGCGGCAAGATGTTTACCCTCGATATTGCCGTTGACGACTACATTGCCTCCGTTGTTTAGCTCCATGCCGGCGTCCGCCATGAGGTCGCCATTTATCGTCGCGCTGCCGTCGAATGTCAGATAGAGGTTTTTCGAGCGGATTGCCTGGGCGCTGGAGTTTTCGTTTGCAGCGATTGCCGAGATTTCCGAACCATCGAGCATTTTTAAGAAAAGGTCGTTTTCCGTCCAAATTCCGTAGGCGTTGGAGTTTTCGCTTGAGGATAGGATTTTGCCGCCGAGGGTGATGTCAGCGTTGTCGGCGAAAATACCGTTTGCCAATCCGTTTTCAGACGAAACCGTAATGTTGCCTATGATGTTTTCATTTTGGCCCGATTTTGTAATGGAGTTTGCAAAGATACCCGTGGCATCTGCGCCGCCTGAAACCTCCAAATTATCTATCCTGATGTTTTCGAGGTTTCCGGCTGTGGAAACAGGGTTATCTCTGCCTGGCGCGGCGATTATGCCTGCTGCGTTGCCGCTGATTCCCGCGCTTACTTGCATATCGGATATGGTGAGGTTGCGGCCGCCTTCCGTCAGATGGATACCGGTTGCATTGGTGTACCCCTTTACTGTGATTGCATTTGCTGTCAAATCGCGCTTGACGCTTTTTGCGTATATACCCGTTGCTTCACCCTGCGTGCTGCCCGAAGTGATTGTGCTTTCGATGTCGAGTTCGCCCACGGAAAGCGAGTAGATGTCGCCCGCAGCAGAGGGGTCCTTGGCCGCGTTTTTACCAACTTTTACACCGAAGGCGTCTTTTGCTGTCACGTAAATTTGGCCCGAATAGTTATTTTTGAGCGAAACGTCGTCGCTGCCGAGCTGGTTGGCCAGTATACCTATCCCCGTGCCTTGTTTTGCATTGATTGTAAGTGAACCCGAAATCGTCATCGCCTGCCCGTCAGAACTGCTCGACGTGTTCACACCCACGATGTAGGAGTCGTCGTCGATTGTTTTTGCGGAATTCCCGTCCACAGTGTAAATTCCCGAAATTTCGAGGTCTGTAATTTGACCGCTGGTCTTGATGAGTCCGAAATCTTTATTAGTCTCGATAGAGGAAACGTTCCCGAAGCTATAATATCCACTTCCGCCCAGAACGCCTGAAGAACCTGTGGTTGTCTTGTTGTCCCACAAATACGAGCTTGCACTTACAGTGCCGTTTGTGCATCTTATGTTGCCTTGGTTTTCGATTCTGATTGTGTTGGTGAGCCGGTTCCCGTATAGTTCAAGACTGGATTGGGAATCCAAAATAAGGATTAACCCCGTGCCGCCTTTATCAAAGTCCCCCGATGCGCCCAAACGCGAATTTTCTAATTTCAGCGTCGTGTTGTTTCCCTCAGAAGTCGGCTCCACATATTTAATGCGGATCGAATCGGGAGATGTCCAAACGTCTTTTAAGATAATTTCTTTTGTGTCTCCGAATATTTCCGAAGTCCCAGGGACTGTGCTCCCGGGGGTTATTGGTCCTTCCAGAGTAATGCGGTCGGCAACCGTATTGCCCTTGCCTGTTATCACAAGCGTTTCAGAGGAGGAATCGTAGTTGTATGTTTGGGCGCAGGCAATACCAGCTGTCGCCAACAGGGAAGCAGCAATCTTTTCCATGTTTATTGCAGAAAATCTATGGTGTTTTTCGTTTATTTATACAATTCTGAAACAAGCCTACCTTTACTCATTTCCAAATACTAAATAAGCGATTTTTCTTTTCAGATAAATTCAGGGGATGGTCAAGTATAAACTGTTATCAGCTCAAAAATGGTGTGACCGGCCATAAATCACGGTAAGGGTGCATCCCTAAGTAATCGTAAGGGTCATGGATGTGCAGGGACGGCGGCCGTGTTGTCGGGTTTGCCTGCCTGGTGGGGGAAGGGGAAGAAGCCGCTCTGTTTGTGGCGCCGGAGCGTCAGTGCGAGGGAATAGGCACGGCTCTGCTGGACTGGGTGAAGGAGCACAGCAAGGGGATGCTGACGGTGGGCGTTTACGAGGAGAACGCCCGTGCCCGCGCGTTCTACAGGCGTGGAGGATTTGAGGAGATCGGCTCCAGGGATGACGAGCTGACAGGAAGCCGGGAGTACTGGACGGAATGGAAAGGAGAGAGTATATGATCATCATAAAAAAGGCGGAAGTTCCGAAGAACTTCCGCCCCCTGTAAAGCAGGCCGGCGTCAGGCGAGCTCCACCTTGACGCCGCTCTTTTCAATCTGGTCAGCCATTTCAGGAGAAAGGGCTTCATCAGTGATGAGCATGGAGATCTGTGAGGGCGCAACGGTATAGAATGCCGGGTTGTTCGCTACGCTGGTGGAAGGCATGGCGATGATCACCTTGGCATCCGGGGGAATGACGCTCTTGATGAATTCGGATTGAAGCATGTTCTTGTATCCGGCGCCATGCTTGGGGGAGTAGCAGTCCGGCGTCAGTACAACCATGTCAATGCTCAGGGAACCTGCGGCCTTGGCGGCTTCCTGTCCCACATAGACCAGGGCTTCGCGGTCGAAGCGTCCGCCCGTGCAGTAGAAGCTCAGGTTCGGAATGCCTTCAAGCCGGGTCAGCAGCGTGGGGTTGTTGGAAACCACGTGCGTATCCCTGGAATTAATGTGGTTGCAGATCTGGTAGCCCATGGTGCTGCTGTCAATGAACATGACCACGGAAGCGGGGATGTTCTGGACGGCTTTTTTTGCAATCCTTATGGAAACATCGTCTTGAGTGACAATGTCTTCATGGAGGGATTTATGGGTAAGGGCCAGAGCGCCGCCGTGGACGCGCTTGAGAAAGCCGCGTTTCTCAAGGTTAATCAAATCATTACGGACCGTTTCATCCGTGACCTTCATCTGTTTGGCCAGAGCAATGGTTCTTGCGGCTCCATGTTCGGCCAGCGTTTTCAGAATGAACTCTTTACGTTGGGATGCTAAATACATTGGGTTCTGTTTTTCTATATAGAATGTTTACACGTTCTAGGTGTTAAGTTGTTTTCTAACAATTTTTCACTGTCCCAGTCAAGCGTTAGAAATTCTAAGTTTTGATTGTTATTGTGAATAATGCAGATTTTGTAATAATGGGACAATTGAATACCGAGAAATGTACAAAAATAATTTTATGATGCACAAACTAGTTATCGGTATGACAGAGTTTATCAATCTGGAATGATAATGGACGCCGGATCGAAGTTGGGAGTGGGGAACGTGAGCTGGAGATGGCGCAGTTTTTCCACCATCAGGCGGGCGACGACGAGGTTCCTGTACCATTTCCGGTCTGCCGGAATGATGTACCAGGGAGCATCCGGAGTGGACGTTTTTTCAATGAGATCCTGATAGGCCGTCTGGAATTCGTCCCAGCGGTTCCGGTCATCCAGGTCGTCCATGCAGAACTTCCAAAGTTTGTCCGGATCCTGGAGCCTGGATTCCAGCCGTCTTTTCTGTTCCGCCTTGGAAATATTCAGGAACAGCTTGATGATGACGGTGCCTTCTTCCGCAAGCATGGATTCAAAATCCAGAACGTGCTTGTAACGTCGCTTCCAGACGGGGTCCGGGAAGATTTTTTTCACGCGGACGGCGATGATGTCCTCGTAATGGGAACGGTTGAAGATGGCGATCTGCCCCTTGGCGGGCACTTCCTTGTGCACGCGCCACAGGAAGTCGTGGTCCAGTTCTTCAATAGTGGGTTTTTTAAAGGGAACCACGTGCAGCCCCTGCGGGTCCACCCGGGAAAAGACGTGCTTGACGCATCCGTCCTTGCCGCCTGCGTCCATGGCCTGCAGAATGACGAGAACCCTGTGCTTGTGCTGGGCGAAGAGTTTTTTCTGCAGTTCCTGCAGTTCTTCCCTCAGCTTGTCGAATTCAACCAGGGATTCTTCCTTGGTTCCGGAGAAGAGAGATTTGTCATCCGGAGAGTAATCCTTTAAACGCAGTTTTTTGCCCGGAGGCACCAGGTAACGGTTCATTGTATGCGAAGTTAACGTTGAAGAAGCGGGAGAGGAGGTGGAAGAGGTTTTCATGGCGGCGGGTTTGGCCGGAAAATCCGGCCCGAAGAATTGCTGAAGGGCGTCCTTGATGACTTTCCTTTTGAATTTGGGGAACATCTCCAGCTTGAGGTCCTGGAGGGGTATCCATTTCGTTTTTGAGAATTCAGGGCTGCGGTGCAGGTCCGTCTTGGGGCGCCTGGCCTTGCAGCGCACCAGGAAGTAGGTTTGCTCCTGGCCTATCCAGCGCGTGACTTTGCGGTTGCCGGAGGGGTATTTGTACCGCAGGCCGGGGAGGCGACTGACAATGGTGTATTCCGTGGGACGCAGGCCCACTTCCTCCCATACCTCCCGCGCGAGCGCCCGTTCAATGCTTTCATTTTTAATGACGCCTCCCTGCGGGAAGTGCCAGTACGGGTTGCGGCCGTTGTCCTTGCCCAGCAGCACGTAGCCGTCGGCGTCCATGATGACGGCTGCTGCGTTGAGTCTCCAGTTTTTGGCTGTAGATGGAGTGTCCATGACGGGAGGGGGCGGCTTAACTGGCGGTTTGAGCCGGCGTTTCCGGCTTTCCGGTTTCTGGAGCGGCATTTTCCGGTTCATCCTGCCAGATGAAGTGTTCCAGCTGGATGCGGCGCGCGTAGGCCGCCGCTTCCCTGGCTCTGGGACCGGAGGTCTGCGCCAGTTTTTTAGCCAGCGCCAGGGCGCCGTCCCAGTCCTGGAGCTGGCCCAGCAGGCGGATGGAGGCGAAACCGGCATTGTAGAACCAGTGCCAGTCCCGGCGCTTGTTGGCGGAACTGCCGCTGGGCGTATGGGCCAGGATGGAGGCGTAGTCATCCAGCGCCTTTTTCTGGTCGTTCATCCGTTCGTAGAATTGGGCCCGCTGGGTGAGGGCCTTGAATTTCCAGGCCAGGCCCAGGTTGGGGGTGTCCAGAATTTCCGTGCACAGGTTGATGGCCTTGCGGAGGGTGTCCGAATGGGTGTCTTCCTTCGTCACCCAGGCGTCCGCCTGGATGGAGAGGGCCAGCAGGCGCATGTAGCGCGGAAGGGGGGAGGAAAGCAGGTTTTCCAGAGCGGCGATGCATTGGTCCGCTTCTCCCATGCGCAGCAGGACGGAGGCTTCTTCTATCCTGGCGGGCTGCGCAAAGGGGGTGTCCCCCGCGCCCAGGGTTTTGAAGATGTTCAGGGCGGCTTTCAGCGTATTGCCGGTGTTGCTTTGCTGGGCGGCTTTTCCGGCCAGGAAGAGGGCCGCCGCCTGGAGGGGGCTGCCAGGGTATTTGGAGGGGAAGGGCTGGAGGACAAGCTGCGCTTCATGGAAATCCCCGTTCTTGTACAGGAGTTCCCCCAGCTTGAGATAGAGCATGTCCGCCTGTTTGCCTTCCGAATCCAGGGCGATGGCCTGGCGGCAGGCTTGGATGGCGCTGGGCCATTCCTGCCGGCTTTCCGCCTCCAGGATGTTCAGCCGCGCAAGCTGCATGGTCTGTTCCGGAGTCAGCTGTTCTTTTTCCAGCGGCGGAAGAATGGCCTGCACGGTTTCAAGGTCCGGCGGGTTGAGGTTCAGGGCCACTTCCGCCTGGTCCAGCCGGGCCTGGGTTTTCAGGGCCGGGTCTGTCGCCAGTGCCACGAAGGACGCCAGCAGTTCGGGAGCCTGGGGGTTCATTCTTTTGGCGGCGTAATGGGCCTGTTCAAAGAGGATGTGTTCCCGGAGCTGGGCAGAGCCGGCGGCTTCCTTGACCAGGGCGGCGGCTCCAGCGGCGTCATTGGCGTTCAGCGCAGCCAGATTTTCATTGAACAGGGCGCTTTCCGCCGTTTTTTCAGAGGCGCGCCGGGCTGCTTCCCGGAAGAGGCTCTGCGCCAGAGGGTAGTCTCCCTTGCGGAAGGCCAGGGCTCCCTGCTGGAAGACGAGGCCGGGGGACGTTCCGGGATATTTGGAGATAAGGCGTTCCGCGTCTTCCACGCGGTTTTTGTCCAGCAGAGTGGTGATGGTATTCAGGGAAAGGGTCTGGACGGGAAGGCTCTGAGGAT
This portion of the Akkermansia massiliensis genome encodes:
- a CDS encoding DeoR/GlpR family DNA-binding transcription regulator: MYLASQRKEFILKTLAEHGAARTIALAKQMKVTDETVRNDLINLEKRGFLKRVHGGALALTHKSLHEDIVTQDDVSIRIAKKAVQNIPASVVMFIDSSTMGYQICNHINSRDTHVVSNNPTLLTRLEGIPNLSFYCTGGRFDREALVYVGQEAAKAAGSLSIDMVVLTPDCYSPKHGAGYKNMLQSEFIKSVIPPDAKVIIAMPSTSVANNPAFYTVAPSQISMLITDEALSPEMADQIEKSGVKVELA
- a CDS encoding GNAT family N-acetyltransferase → MCRDGGRVVGFACLVGEGEEAALFVAPERQCEGIGTALLDWVKEHSKGMLTVGVYEENARARAFYRRGGFEEIGSRDDELTGSREYWTEWKGESI
- a CDS encoding tetratricopeptide repeat protein, which gives rise to MMHTFFSPRFSLAVLTSCAAFLLTMGGTPPAAAATPPPEAPLSQDRQALLKNKKYQQGLKALEDRLPLEASKHFQECLNSKNLPESQKAIIRPFLAEALIRARKTEEGLTAWEQLPDSSMKSYWMAAGLFNKGSFTRALEKLSSIPETDPLSLYGFQLKAQLARQLQDRQLLLDALTRLGQAESTAISRTAHVLLADVLVNLGRYAEAAAILEQFKTGMDDGTARDLPMRSYAELVEGKLADKQGNLDQAIKIFAAVMDNKAYPGKIRDLGRLALARAEIVREKNNPEQAEEETRAQPQEEEAPHTAGTAEERLLAFIGGKSESSLLMDAFNILLEEDIFRTNPQALEKLTGWVNARDAGRQPAAMYAMGSLLLAKDDLAGAVKMAEDGLSKYPQSLPVQTLSLNTITTLLDKNRVEDAERLISKYPGTSPGLVFQQGALAFRKGDYPLAQSLFREAARRASEKTAESALFNENLAALNANDAAGAAALVKEAAGSAQLREHILFEQAHYAAKRMNPQAPELLASFVALATDPALKTQARLDQAEVALNLNPPDLETVQAILPPLEKEQLTPEQTMQLARLNILEAESRQEWPSAIQACRQAIALDSEGKQADMLYLKLGELLYKNGDFHEAQLVLQPFPSKYPGSPLQAAALFLAGKAAQQSNTGNTLKAALNIFKTLGAGDTPFAQPARIEEASVLLRMGEADQCIAALENLLSSPLPRYMRLLALSIQADAWVTKEDTHSDTLRKAINLCTEILDTPNLGLAWKFKALTQRAQFYERMNDQKKALDDYASILAHTPSGSSANKRRDWHWFYNAGFASIRLLGQLQDWDGALALAKKLAQTSGPRAREAAAYARRIQLEHFIWQDEPENAAPETGKPETPAQTAS
- a CDS encoding autotransporter outer membrane beta-barrel domain-containing protein, which encodes MEKIAASLLATAGIACAQTYNYDSSSETLVITGKGNTVADRITLEGPITPGSTVPGTSEIFGDTKEIILKDVWTSPDSIRIKYVEPTSEGNNTTLKLENSRLGASGDFDKGGTGLILILDSQSSLELYGNRLTNTIRIENQGNIRCTNGTVSASSYLWDNKTTTGSSGVLGGSGYYSFGNVSSIETNKDFGLIKTSGQITDLEISGIYTVDGNSAKTIDDDSYIVGVNTSSSSDGQAMTISGSLTINAKQGTGIGILANQLGSDDVSLKNNYSGQIYVTAKDAFGVKVGKNAAKDPSAAGDIYSLSVGELDIESTITSGSTQGEATGIYAKSVKRDLTANAITVKGYTNATGIHLTEGGRNLTISDMQVSAGISGNAAGIIAAPGRDNPVSTAGNLENIRIDNLEVSGGADATGIFANSITKSGQNENIIGNITVSSENGLANGIFADNADITLGGKILSSSENSNAYGIWTENDLFLKMLDGSEISAIAANENSSAQAIRSKNLYLTFDGSATINGDLMADAGMELNNGGNVVVNGNIEGKHLAAESTIGTVSGKMKFDSVAGLNITASVGSLEIGTSGEDSGYIKVNTVETSANISNAVLVTIENANGNVSFNSVNSATVNNAVGDISATNVTNGLNVGDVGNIRVSGTNVNVLDGKTVSGDIVSTTDLILSNEGSATLTGSVSAGGNRLTINSVFGINSSAATVISAGTLGGAGLRGTINNHYDNIFGFSATDDSSGSLTAATALKGTHDVVSNNISGMIDGDLDPFENTYITVKYVNVGSNVGYEIKKNTYLAEAVATNEFEKALAKTYDDLEYIDGDDAANEAAVTKKRNFAAMVKSGTLGAILPQSVVHSVRMNMDLADIIHLDTLNRTSAAIDGLGAKSSGTEVSGGRFSGITVRNINRFATYGGDENMDGSSDYISGGLVNFEYTAGNTFLAGFGFGGFQAKSSGKGNCGKAETQSLAVNAYTDWRFFGNFDWYFGATYAFGMNKAERMNILNKSKADWNSNLIGVFTGVRYAWKPFADTGFYLKPTIGVNADFLMNPSFTEKSGEERMSAESENYTSVKSLVGIEGTYAFSNGFYFTGRMFYTHEFCDDRYGVNAMLGSSFIRVRGWKMDRDAGVFGAGIGYSITEQWSVYADYAADVSDKVRHNVNMGVTFKF
- a CDS encoding PPK2 family polyphosphate kinase; translated protein: MDTPSTAKNWRLNAAAVIMDADGYVLLGKDNGRNPYWHFPQGGVIKNESIERALAREVWEEVGLRPTEYTIVSRLPGLRYKYPSGNRKVTRWIGQEQTYFLVRCKARRPKTDLHRSPEFSKTKWIPLQDLKLEMFPKFKRKVIKDALQQFFGPDFPAKPAAMKTSSTSSPASSTLTSHTMNRYLVPPGKKLRLKDYSPDDKSLFSGTKEESLVEFDKLREELQELQKKLFAQHKHRVLVILQAMDAGGKDGCVKHVFSRVDPQGLHVVPFKKPTIEELDHDFLWRVHKEVPAKGQIAIFNRSHYEDIIAVRVKKIFPDPVWKRRYKHVLDFESMLAEEGTVIIKLFLNISKAEQKRRLESRLQDPDKLWKFCMDDLDDRNRWDEFQTAYQDLIEKTSTPDAPWYIIPADRKWYRNLVVARLMVEKLRHLQLTFPTPNFDPASIIIPD